CCCTCTCTGTCCCACCAGCGCTCTGCTATTTCTTCAAATTTGGCGATTTCATTAGGGTCTACATTTTGATGTTCGGTCATAAAAAACTTCCTCGTCGAATTGAGCGCATTATAAAGGGGATTAGATAAAAATAGCACCTGTAAAACGGTAAAAAGTGTGTTAGCATGCTTGACGAATTTTATAATAAACAAAGCCCCCGCTGATACTCTGAGGCAATTCGGCTATTTTTTGAAGCGCGTTTAATTGGCGCTTCAGCAGAAAAAGCAATTTGATATTCAGATAGCATCTCAACACAAGTTGTAGTGTGACACAAAAGGGGTGGACACTGAAGGAAAGTGGAGTCAAATGTCTGATCTCGCCAATGAAATCCTGCCAGTCAATATCGAAGATGAATTAAAAAATTCATACCTAGATTATGCAATGAGTGTAATCGTAGGTCGTGCATTACCTGACGTACGTGACGGCCTAAAGCCTGTTCACCGTCGTGTATTGTTCGCGATGAATGAACTTAAAAATGACTGGAACAAACCTTATAAAAAGTCAGCTCGTGTAGTTGGTGACGTAATCGGTAAATATCACCCGCATGGTGATAGTGCGGTTTACGATACTATTGTACGTATGGCTCAGCCTTTCTCTCTACGCTATATGCTCGTAGATGGACAAGGTAACTTTGGTTCTGTCGATGGTGACTCTGCAGCTGCGATGCGTTATACCGAAGTACGTATGGCGAAAGTCGCTCACGAGTTACTTGCTGACCTTGAAAAAGAAACCGTTGATTATGTACCAAACTACGATGGTACAGAGCAAATTCCAGATGTGTTACCAACTAAAGTGCCTAACTTATTGGTGAATGGTTCATCTGGTATCGCGGTTGGTATGGCGACCAATATTCCACCTCACAACTTAACTGAGGTGATCAATGGCTGTTTGGCTGTGATCCAAAATCCAGACATCACCATTGAAGAGTTAATCGACTATATTCCGGGTCCTGATTTCCCGACTGCCGCCATCATTAGCGGTAAAAACGGCATTGAACAAGCCTATAAAACAGGCCGTGGTAAGATCTATATCCGCGCGAAAGCTGAAATCGAAGTCGATGAAAAAACAAACAAAGAAACTATCATCGTTCATGAAATTCCTTATCAGGTTAACAAAGCAAGACTAATCGAAAAGATTGCAGAGCTTGTTAAAGACAAAAAGGTTGAAGGGATCAGTGCACTACGCGACGAGTCGGATAAAGACGGTATGCGTATTGTTATTGAAATCAAACGCGGTGAAGTAGGTGAGGTTGTACTAAACAACCTATACGCACAAACACAACTACAAACTGTGTTTGGCATTAATATGGTTGCACTAGACAACAACCAGCCTAAGTGTTTCAACCTGAAAGAAATGCTTGATGCGTTTATTATTCACCGTCGTGAAGTCGTAACGCGTCGTACTGTATTTGACCTTCGTAAGGCTAGAGACAGAGCGCATACGCTTGAAGGCCTCGCAATTGCGCTAGCCAACATTGACCCGATCATTGAGCTTATTCGTAAGTCACCAACACCAGCGGAAGCGAAAGCGGCGCTAACTGCGCGAGCTTGGGATCTTGGTAACGTTAAATCAATGCTTGAGCGTACTGGCGAAGAAAATGTTGCACGTCCAGATTGGTTAGCGGAAGAATTAGGGATCCGTGATGGTCAGTACTATTTGTCTGAGCAACAAGCCCAAGCAATCCTAGACTTAAGACTACACAAATTAACGGGTCTTGAGCACGAGAAAATTCTAGCAGAATACAAAGAACTACTCGATCTTATCGCTGAACTACTGTACATCCTTTCTACTCCAGAGCGTTTGATGGAAGTGATCCGCGATGAGTTAGTTGAAATCAAAGAAACGTATGGTGATGAGCGTCGCACAGAGATCACTGCTGCTGCGCACGATATCAGTTTAGAAGATTTGATCAACGAAGAAGACGTTGTAGTTACGCTTTCTCACGAAGGCTATGTGAAGTATCAACCTCTTAGCGATTACGAAGCTCAGCGTCGTGGTGGTAAAGGGCGATCTGCAACTAAGATGAAAGATGAAGACTTTATCGAACGTCTACTCGTTGCAAATACTCACGATACAATTCTTTGTTTCTCCACTTCTGGCCGCTTGTATTGGTTGAAAGTTTACCAGCTGCCGCTTGCATCACGTGCTGCGCGCGGAAAGCCAATTGTCAACTTGTTACCACTCGAAGCTGATGAGCGTATTACGACAATTTTACCGGTTCGTGAATACGAAGAAGATAAGTTTATCGTCATGGCGACGGCAAGTGGTATCGTTAAGAAAACACCTTTGACTGCATACAGCCGTCAGCGTGCAAGTGGTATTATTGCTATTAACTTGAACGAAGGCGATAGCCTGATCGGTGCTAACATCACCACAGGTGAAAATGACATTATGCTATTTACTGAGCATGGTAAAGTTGTACGCTTTAACGAGAAGCAGCGAGATTCAGAAACAGGTGAAGTGAAGTGTGATCCTGAAACTGGCGAAGAAATGTTGGCTTTACGTCCGATGGGCCGTACAGCAACAGGTGTTCGTGGTATCAAGATGCCAGATGACGTGAAAGTGGTATCACTAATCGTACCACAAGGCGATGGTGCAATCTTGACCGTAACTGAAAATGGTTATGGTAAGCGTACACCACTTGCAGAGTACCCAGCGAAGAGCCGTGCAACACAAGGTGTTGTGTCAATCAAAGTAACAGAAAGAAATGGCTCTGTGGTTGGCGCGGTTCAAGTTGATGACAACGATGAAATCATGTTGATCTCAAACCGCGGTACGCTAGTTAGAACGCGTGTAAATGAAGTTTCTACGGTAGGCCGTAACACCCAAGGTGTTATTCTGATCCGTACGATGGAAGAAGAAAAGGTCGTTGGCCTTCAACGCATCGAAGAAATTGAAGTGGAAGCGTTGCCTGAAGGTGACGTTGCAGAGCTTGAAGGTGAAGCAACACCTGCTGCGGAACCTGACGCAGAGGAATAAAAAATCCTACCCAAAAAAAAGCGA
This portion of the Pseudoalteromonas sp. GCY genome encodes:
- the gyrA gene encoding DNA gyrase subunit A, which translates into the protein MSDLANEILPVNIEDELKNSYLDYAMSVIVGRALPDVRDGLKPVHRRVLFAMNELKNDWNKPYKKSARVVGDVIGKYHPHGDSAVYDTIVRMAQPFSLRYMLVDGQGNFGSVDGDSAAAMRYTEVRMAKVAHELLADLEKETVDYVPNYDGTEQIPDVLPTKVPNLLVNGSSGIAVGMATNIPPHNLTEVINGCLAVIQNPDITIEELIDYIPGPDFPTAAIISGKNGIEQAYKTGRGKIYIRAKAEIEVDEKTNKETIIVHEIPYQVNKARLIEKIAELVKDKKVEGISALRDESDKDGMRIVIEIKRGEVGEVVLNNLYAQTQLQTVFGINMVALDNNQPKCFNLKEMLDAFIIHRREVVTRRTVFDLRKARDRAHTLEGLAIALANIDPIIELIRKSPTPAEAKAALTARAWDLGNVKSMLERTGEENVARPDWLAEELGIRDGQYYLSEQQAQAILDLRLHKLTGLEHEKILAEYKELLDLIAELLYILSTPERLMEVIRDELVEIKETYGDERRTEITAAAHDISLEDLINEEDVVVTLSHEGYVKYQPLSDYEAQRRGGKGRSATKMKDEDFIERLLVANTHDTILCFSTSGRLYWLKVYQLPLASRAARGKPIVNLLPLEADERITTILPVREYEEDKFIVMATASGIVKKTPLTAYSRQRASGIIAINLNEGDSLIGANITTGENDIMLFTEHGKVVRFNEKQRDSETGEVKCDPETGEEMLALRPMGRTATGVRGIKMPDDVKVVSLIVPQGDGAILTVTENGYGKRTPLAEYPAKSRATQGVVSIKVTERNGSVVGAVQVDDNDEIMLISNRGTLVRTRVNEVSTVGRNTQGVILIRTMEEEKVVGLQRIEEIEVEALPEGDVAELEGEATPAAEPDAEE